From the genome of Spinacia oleracea cultivar Varoflay chromosome 2, BTI_SOV_V1, whole genome shotgun sequence, one region includes:
- the LOC110804204 gene encoding probable indole-3-pyruvate monooxygenase YUCCA5 has translation MNSVGSAALIAKTTSANHEEFFAKRCVWVNGPVVVGAGPSGLAVAAGLKEQGVPFIVLERANCIASLWQTRTYNRLKLHLPKQFCQLPNFPFPDDYPEYPSKDQFINYLESYAHKFDIQPQFNESVQSAEYDETCGLWRIKTALDGDSKREVEYICRWIVVATGENAEKVVPKFFGFHEFGGDIIHACEYKSGEEYRGKKVMVVGCGNSGMEVSLDLCNHDVKPLLCVRSSVHILPKDVLGKSIFQLAMSLLKWFSVSTVDKILLLLASLLLGNTDKYGLKRPEVGPLELKNTEGKTPVLDLGTFGKIKSGQIKVVPGIKRFSRGKVAFVDGEIREIDSVILATGYRSNVPFWLKESDFFTKNGFPKAPFPNGWKGNAGLYAAGFTKRGLSGASEDAIRVAEDIGKIWKEETKQKKPPAACHRRCISQF, from the exons ATGAATAGCGTTGGTAGTGCCGCTTTGATAGCGAAAACCACATCAGCTAACCACGAAGAGTTCTTCGCAAAGCGATGTGTGTGGGTGAATGGGCCGGTTGTAGTTGGGGCCGGGCCATCGGGTTTGGCTGTTGCAGCTGGTTTGAAAGAGCAAGGTGTACCCTTCATTGTTCTTGAGCGAGCCAACTGCATTGCTTCATTATGGCAAACACGTACCTACAACCGTCTTAAGCTTCACCTTCCTAAACAATTTTGCCAACTTCCTAATTTTCCATTCCCTGATGATTACCCAGAATACCCTTCCAAAGACCAGTTCATAAACTACCTTGAGTCTTACGCACACAAATTTGACATACAGCCACAGTTCAATGAATCAGTGCAATCTGCTGAGTATGATGAAACCTGTGGTTTATGGAGGATCAAGACCGCTTTGGACGGTGATAGCAAACGTGAGGTTGAGTATATTTGCAGATGGATTGTGGTTGCAACAGGTGAAAATGCTGAGAAGGTGGTGCCTAAGTTTTTTGGTTTCCATGAATTTGGTGGTGATATTATCCATGCATGTGAATATAAATCTGGCGAAGAATACCGCGGTAAAAAGGTTATGGTAGTTGGCTGTGGAAACTCTGGCATGGAAGTCTCTCTTGATCTTTGCAACCATGATGTTAAACCCTTACTCTGTGTTCGTAGCTCG GTTCATATATTGCCAAAGGATGTCCTGGGGAAGTCGATATTTCAGTTGGCAATGTCGCTGTTGAAGTGGTTTTCAGTTAGTACAGTTGATAAGATACTGTTGTTACTAGCAAGTTTATTGCTAGGAAACACAGATAAATATGGTCTAAAAAGGCCAGAAGTTGGTCCACTTGAGCTCAAGAATACAGAAGGAAAGACCCCAGTCTTGGACCTTGGTACATTTGGTAAAATCAAATCTGGACAGATTAAGGTTGTTCCTGGTATCAAGAGATTTTCCAGAGGTAAAGTCGCCTTTGTCGATGGAGAAATTCGTGAGATTGATTCCGTTATCCTCGCTACAGGATACCGCAGCAACGTTCCCTTCTGGCTAAAG GAAAGTGATTTCTTTACCAAAAATGGATTCCCAAAAGCTCCATTCCCCAATGGATGGAAAGGAAATGCCGGGTTATATGCAGCAGGGTTCACAAAACGAGGACTATCAGGTGCATCAGAAGATGCCATCAGAGTAGCAGAAGACATCGGGAAAATATGGAAAGAAGAAACCAAACAGAAGAAGCCTCCTGCTGCTTGTCATAGGAGGTGTATTTCACAGTTTTGA